One genomic segment of Lysobacter sp. 5GHs7-4 includes these proteins:
- a CDS encoding TonB-dependent receptor — MPSHTLSHAIRRALFATAAVSTAALPLAAQAQAAEEAQATTLDRIEVTGSRIKRTDIETSQPIFSLSRDEISSQGLTSVGDVIQNITANGSALNSTVNNGGDGQTQVNLRNLGANRTLVLVNGKRWVGGAGLGGVVDLNTIPTAAVERIEVLKDGASTIYGSDAIAGVVNVILRQNYEGAEANAYVGTYDDGDGFREAFDFTVGAASDRWTAMFGIAYVKEEPVLAGDRKISKEPVAGTGNFFGSSTVPNGRFALCNGSFDPIFGTCSVAETRPDGSTGQFTYNDGQSGANWRNRTGADVYNFAPDNYLLTPQERRSLFAAGSVDISENLRFRTTLTYNNRRSEQLLAAMPIVLGSGPGAGLQPRTVTISPDSMYNPFGATVSRIQRRAVETGGRSFRQDIDTFAANLGFEGTLEFADKPYDWEAGYFYGENKQNTVTDGLFNLLALRNALGPSMIDTVAGRATTGRPICVSNPGDPTSIILGCVPLNLLGAAGSITPEMLAYSSFVAHDSVGFKQKTYYANIGGDLFELPGGPLAFSFGLEHRAESGYFQPDALIASGNTTGNAAAPISGGYSLDEAYLELAVPVLADLPFAKLLDFSIATRYSDYSNVGDTLNSKFGFRWKPFDELMIRGNWSEGFRAPAIVELFAGVADAFPTITDPCDVSRFPSLSAAAQARCIGQGVPNGGYDQGNPQIRINVSGNPNLEPESSESTTLGLVYSPSWLEGFDVTLDWWKIDIDNALVAPTGQFILDECVVGNVQRFCNYTRAPGGAISNLLSQPVNIGGLRTEGFDLTVNYKLPETRWGRFSFNWDSTYVAKAEVDFDDDGVFGERLEGVPRIGQRIEDWPIDEAANEPGEYITGSNGWRIRSNLMMRWEKGDFGATWNLRYFSHQDERCQVLVDNDFPELCSDPDRVIAIPVDLNNNGVWDGTAGGDSFQSVAEAENKIGATTYHDASVYWNTPWNAKVTLGINNIFDKNPPFSAQAFANSFDPAYEVPGRFYYLRYTQKF; from the coding sequence ATGCCCTCGCACACCCTCAGTCACGCCATCCGACGAGCCTTGTTCGCCACCGCCGCGGTCTCCACCGCCGCGTTGCCGCTCGCGGCGCAGGCCCAGGCCGCCGAAGAAGCCCAGGCGACCACGCTCGATCGCATCGAGGTGACCGGTTCGCGCATCAAGCGCACCGACATCGAAACTTCGCAGCCGATCTTCTCGCTCAGCCGCGACGAGATCAGCTCGCAGGGCCTGACCTCGGTCGGCGACGTGATCCAGAACATCACCGCCAACGGTTCGGCGCTGAACAGCACCGTCAACAACGGCGGCGACGGCCAGACCCAGGTCAACCTGCGCAACCTGGGCGCCAACCGCACCCTGGTGCTGGTCAACGGCAAGCGCTGGGTCGGCGGCGCCGGCCTGGGCGGCGTGGTCGATCTGAACACCATCCCCACCGCCGCGGTCGAGCGCATCGAGGTCCTCAAGGACGGCGCGTCCACCATCTACGGCTCCGACGCCATCGCCGGCGTGGTCAACGTGATCCTGCGCCAGAACTACGAAGGCGCCGAGGCCAACGCCTACGTCGGCACCTACGACGACGGCGACGGCTTCCGCGAGGCCTTCGACTTCACCGTCGGCGCCGCCTCCGACCGCTGGACGGCGATGTTCGGCATCGCCTACGTCAAGGAAGAGCCGGTGCTGGCCGGCGACCGCAAGATCTCCAAGGAACCGGTCGCCGGCACCGGCAATTTCTTCGGCAGCTCGACCGTGCCCAACGGCCGCTTCGCGCTGTGCAACGGCAGCTTCGATCCGATCTTCGGCACCTGCTCGGTGGCCGAGACGCGCCCGGACGGCAGCACCGGCCAGTTCACCTACAACGACGGCCAGTCCGGCGCCAACTGGCGCAACCGCACCGGGGCCGACGTCTACAACTTCGCTCCCGACAACTACCTGCTGACGCCGCAGGAACGGCGCTCGCTGTTCGCCGCCGGCTCCGTGGACATCAGCGAGAACCTGCGCTTCCGCACCACCCTGACCTACAACAACCGCCGCTCCGAACAGCTGCTGGCGGCGATGCCGATCGTGCTGGGCAGCGGCCCGGGCGCGGGCCTGCAGCCGCGCACCGTGACCATCAGCCCGGACAGCATGTACAACCCGTTCGGCGCCACCGTCTCGCGCATCCAGCGCCGTGCGGTGGAAACCGGCGGGCGTTCGTTCCGCCAGGACATCGACACCTTCGCCGCCAACCTCGGCTTCGAAGGCACGCTGGAATTCGCCGACAAGCCCTACGACTGGGAAGCCGGCTACTTCTACGGCGAGAACAAGCAGAACACCGTCACCGACGGCCTGTTCAATCTGCTGGCGCTGCGCAACGCGCTGGGCCCGTCGATGATCGACACGGTCGCCGGCCGCGCCACCACCGGTCGGCCGATCTGCGTCAGCAATCCCGGCGATCCGACCTCGATCATCCTGGGCTGCGTACCGCTGAACCTGCTCGGCGCGGCCGGCTCGATCACGCCGGAGATGCTGGCCTATTCCAGCTTCGTCGCCCACGACTCGGTCGGCTTCAAGCAGAAGACCTACTACGCCAACATCGGCGGCGACCTGTTCGAACTGCCGGGCGGCCCGCTGGCGTTCTCGTTCGGCCTGGAGCACCGCGCCGAGAGCGGCTACTTCCAGCCCGACGCCCTGATCGCCTCGGGCAACACCACGGGCAACGCGGCCGCGCCGATCTCCGGCGGCTATTCGCTGGACGAGGCCTACCTGGAACTGGCGGTGCCGGTGCTGGCCGACCTGCCGTTCGCCAAGCTGCTGGATTTCTCCATCGCCACGCGTTACTCGGACTACAGCAACGTCGGCGACACGCTCAACAGCAAGTTCGGTTTCCGCTGGAAGCCGTTCGACGAGCTGATGATCCGCGGCAACTGGTCCGAAGGCTTCCGCGCCCCGGCCATCGTCGAACTGTTCGCCGGCGTCGCCGACGCCTTCCCGACCATCACCGACCCCTGCGACGTGTCGCGCTTCCCCAGCCTGTCGGCCGCCGCGCAGGCGCGCTGCATCGGCCAGGGCGTGCCCAACGGCGGCTACGACCAGGGCAATCCGCAGATCCGCATCAACGTCAGCGGCAACCCCAACCTGGAACCGGAAAGCAGCGAATCCACCACCTTGGGCCTGGTCTACAGCCCGAGCTGGCTGGAGGGCTTCGACGTCACCCTGGACTGGTGGAAGATCGACATCGACAACGCCCTGGTCGCGCCGACCGGCCAGTTCATTCTCGACGAATGCGTGGTCGGCAACGTGCAGCGCTTCTGCAACTACACGCGCGCGCCCGGCGGCGCGATCTCCAACCTGCTGTCGCAGCCGGTCAACATCGGCGGTCTGCGCACGGAAGGCTTCGACCTGACCGTCAACTACAAGCTGCCGGAAACCCGCTGGGGCCGTTTCAGCTTCAACTGGGATTCGACCTACGTGGCCAAGGCCGAAGTCGATTTCGACGACGATGGCGTGTTCGGCGAGCGCCTGGAGGGCGTGCCGCGCATCGGCCAGCGCATCGAGGACTGGCCGATCGACGAGGCCGCCAACGAACCGGGCGAATACATCACCGGCAGCAACGGCTGGCGCATCCGTTCCAACCTGATGATGCGCTGGGAGAAGGGCGACTTCGGCGCGACCTGGAACCTGCGCTACTTCTCGCACCAGGACGAGCGTTGCCAGGTGCTGGTCGACAACGACTTCCCCGAACTGTGCAGCGACCCCGACCGCGTGATCGCCATTCCGGTCGATCTCAACAACAACGGCGTCTGGGACGGCACCGCCGGCGGCGATTCGTTCCAGTCGGTGGCCGAGGCCGAAAACAAGATCGGCGCGACCACCTACCACGATGCCAGCGTGTACTGGAACACGCCCTGGAACGCCAAGGTCACCCTGGGCATCAACAACATCTTCGACAAGAACCCGCCGTTCTCGGCACAGGCGTTCGCCAACAGTTTCGATCCGGCCTACGAAGTGCCGGGACGCTTCTACTACCTGCGCTACACGCAGAAGTTCTGA